A window of Komagataella phaffii GS115 chromosome 1, complete sequence contains these coding sequences:
- a CDS encoding Mitochondrial protein involved in maintenance of the mitochondrial genome: protein MSLLFNKIARISTSLPKAHTFSRMVTTITSTNAPPAAGPYSHAVKANGFVYVSGQIPYTPEGKPVEGTIGDKAAQCLKNVVGILNDSNSSLENIVKVNVFLTDMANFGAFNEAYTKVFSSHKPARSCVAVKQLPLGVEVEVEAIAVEKQ, encoded by the exons atgTCTTTGCTCTTTAATAAGATTGCCCGTATCTCCACCTCTTTACCAAAAGCACACACATTTTCCAGAATGGTCACCACT ATCACCTCTACCAACGCTCCTCCAGCAGCAGGGCCTTATTCTCACGCTGTCAAAGCCAATGGATTTGTCTACGTTTCGGGCCAAATTCCTTACACTCCCGAAGGAAAGCCAGTAGAAGGCACTATCGGCGATAAAGCTGCTCaatgtttgaagaatgtcGTAGGAATCCTCAACGATTCTAACTCTTCATTGGAAAACATCGTCAAGGTCAATGTTTTCTTAACTGACATGGCCAACTTTGGAGCTTTCAATGAGGCCTACACCAAAGTTTTCAGCTCTCACAAACCAGCAAGATCTTGTGTTGCTGTTAAGCAATTGCCGTTGGGTGTGGAAGTCGAGGTTGAGGCAATTGCCGTCGAGAAGCAATAA
- a CDS encoding 60S ribosomal protein L34, translated as MTFHFSIIFHIRFTNTFLDNTKSNQIKVIKTPGGVLRAQHTKKRGTTPKCGDCGISLPGVVALRPREFSRAKKSDKSVSRPYGGSRCGNCVKERIIRAFLIEEQKIVQKVLKEQAEKEKQAEQN; from the coding sequence ATGACTTTTCACTTTTCTATAATTTTTCACATTCGATTTACTAACACTTTTTTAGACAACACCAAGTCCAACCAGATCAAGGTCATTAAGACCCCAGGTGGTGTTCTGAGAGCTCAACACACCAAGAAGAGAGGTACTACCCCAAAGTGTGGTGACTGTGGTATCAGTCTGCCAGGTGTCGTTGCTCTTAGACCAAGAGAATTCTCCAGAGCTAAGAAGAGTGACAAATCTGTGAGCAGACCTTACGGTGGTTCCAGATGTGGTAACTGTGTCAAGGAAAGAATCATCAGAGCTTTCCTGATCGAAGAGCAAAAGATTGTCCAAAAGGTCTTGAAGGAACAGGCcgagaaagaaaagcagGCTGAACAAAACTAG
- a CDS encoding Putative mannosidase, GPI-anchored membrane protein: protein MWRPLVLVLALLRVLSPAKGLELELSDLSSLQHATSLVADGLMDYYEGFHLGGTIGMFTNPYYWWQSGAAFGSMLDYWWYMENDTYHDAIMQAIVYQAGDNADFMPLNQTTTEGNDDQGFWGITAMAAVERNFTNPPEDEPQWLYLVQATVNTMWERWDLEHCNGGLRWQIFQWNAGYNYKNTVSNACLFQLSARLARYTANDTYITLAEEAFDWMYGAGFLTEGDWWFVYDGAFVDDNCTEIVMLQWTYNAGLMVSGCAYLANYTGDEMWLDRTENFLHGIQVFTNQSVFFEAACQGSGNCNTDQRSFKAYLARFLGLTAQMVPSTAETIMNWMNTSAVAVAQSCSGGTDGHTCGMNWLADGWDGFYGLGEQMSALETLQNTRALVRPAPYTAQTGGSSQGDPAAGLGVKTEAVPPLKLTNADVAGAAIITAIIGLSVIAGAIWLLL, encoded by the coding sequence ATGTGGAGACCTCTTGTTCTTGTACTGGCTCTTCTGCGGGTGCTAAGCCCTGCCAAAGGCCTGGAGTTGGAGCTTTCCGATTTAAGCTCGCTACAACACGCAACCTCGTTGGTTGCAGATGGTTTAATGGACTATTACGAAGGATTTCATTTAGGAGGAACAATAGGTATGTTCACCAATCCTTACTATTGGTGGCAGTCTGGAGCTGCATTTGGTTCGATGCTGGACTATTGGTGGTACATGGAAAATGATACCTATCACGATGCCATTATGCAGGCTATAGTTTACCAGGCTGGAGACAACGCGGACTTTATGCCTTTAAATCAAACAACTACAGAGGGAAACGATGATCAAGGATTTTGGGGTATCACTGCGATGGCTGCcgttgaaagaaacttcaCCAACCCCCCAGAAGATGAACCACAATGGTTGTATCTGGTTCAAGCTACTGTTAACACCATGTGGGAAAGATGGGATCTTGAGCATTGTAATGGAGGCCTAAGGTGGCAGATTTTCCAGTGGAATGCTGGTTACAATTACAAAAACACCGTTTCAAATGCCtgtcttttccaattgaGTGCCCGTTTGGCACGATACACAGCAAATGATACTTACATCACACTTGCTGAAGAGGCCTTTGACTGGATGTATGGGGCTGGGTTCCTAACTGAAGGTGATTGGTGGTTCGTTTACGATGGAGCATTTGTGGATGATAATTGTACAGAAATTGTCATGTTACAGTGGACATATAATGCAGGGCTGATGGTGTCTGGGTGTGCATACCTTGCTAACTATACAGGCGACGAGATGTGGTTAGACCGTACCGAAAACTTCCTACATGgaattcaagttttcaCCAATCAAagtgttttctttgaagcaGCATGTCAAGGATCTGGAAACTGTAACACGgatcaaagatcttttaAAGCTTATCTAGCGCGTTTCCTTGGTCTTACTGCACAAATGGTTCCATCCACTGCAGAAACTATTATGAACTGGATGAATACATCTGCGGTGGCAGTAGCTCAATCATGTTCTGGAGGTACAGATGGACACACTTGTGGTATGAACTGGCTGGCCGATGGTTGGGACGGCTTTTATGGATTAGGAGAACAAATGTCGGCTCTGGAGACCTTACAAAACACTCGTGCACTTGTCAGACCTGCTCCTTACACCGCACAAACTGGTGGTTCTTCGCAGGGAGATCCTGCTGCTGGATTAGGAGTGAAGACGGAGGCTGTGCCACCGTTGAAATTAACTAATGCGGACGTTGCTGGTGCCGCCATTATCACAGCCATTATAGGACTATCAGTTATTGCCGGTGCCATTTGGTTACTCTTATAG
- a CDS encoding Threonine deaminase, catalyzes the first step in isoleucine biosynthesis translates to MLSAPRLLTTATGASFVLPLASMLPRVRRSHTKYADLRQADRLPNGHPDYVKLILTSRVYDVTDESPITHAVNLSQKTNSNVVLKREDLLPVFSFKLRGAYNMIAQLSPEKRSKGVVGCSAGNHAQGIAFSAKKLGIPATIVMPTATPSIKYQSVARMGARVVLHGADFDAAKKECARIAQEEGLIDIPPFDHPYVIAGQGTIAMELLRQLNIDKVNAIFVPVGGGGLLAGVASYLKRLAPHVRIVGVETFDADALYQSLKAKKRVELSSVGPFADGTAVKILGEETFEILKDTVDEVVRVDTDEICAAIKDVFEDSRTIVEPSGAMSVAGMKRYIANHPEVNHSSATYVPILSGANINFDRLRFVAERAVLGEGKEVFMSIQIPDVPGTFRKLQSIIHPRQVTEFAYRFNNAHDGLANIYTSFSVIDRSKEVAQLMSEFKAAGFEALDISKNEIAKLHGRYLVGGVADLPDERLFSFEFPERPGALTKFLDGIASNWNLTLFHYRNHGHDVGKVLAGISVPSTDEEAFQQFLSNLHYDYKEETDNVVYRKFLRR, encoded by the coding sequence ATGTTAAGTGCTCCGCGTTTGCTTACAACAGCAACTGGAGCCTCTTTTGTTTTGCCCTTGGCTTCAATGTTGCCAAGGGTCCGTCGCTCTCACACGAAGTACGCCGACTTGAGGCAGGCCGATCGTCTTCCGAATGGACATCCAGATTATGTCAAACTCATTCTTACAAGCAGAGTCTATGATGTTACAGACGAAAGTCCTATCACACACGCCGTTAACCTTTCACAGAAAACCAATAGTAACGTtgttttgaaaagagaagacCTCCTTCCAGTATTCTCGTTCAAGCTACGTGGAGCTTACAACATGATCGCCCAACTGTCGCCAGAGAAGCGTAGTAAAGGTGTTGTGGGTTGCTCTGCAGGCAACCATGCTCAGGGAATTGCATTTAGCGCCAAAAAGCTGGGAATACCTGCCACTATTGTGATGCCAACTGCCACTCCTAGTATCAAGTATCAGTCAGTGGCCCGCATGGGAGCGCGAGTGGTGCTTCATGGTGCAGATTTTGATGCAGCTAAGAAGGAATGTGCACGTATTGCCCAAGAGGAAGGGCTCATTGATATCCCCCCATTTGACCATCCTTATGTGATTGCTGGTCAGGGAACTATTGCCATGGAACTTTTGAGACAGTTGAATATTGATAAGGTTAATGCTATTTTTGTTCCTGTTGGAGGTGGTGGTCTGCTTGCGGGTGTAGCGTCCtacttgaaaagattagCACCTCATGTTCGTATAGTTGGCGTTGAGACTTTTGATGCAGATGCACTATACCAGAGTTTAAAAGCAAAGAAACGAGTTGAGCTTTCCTCAGTTGGTCCTTTTGCCGATGGTACCGCAGTGAAGattcttggagaagaaacttttgaaatattgaagGATACAGTCGATGAGGTTGTTCGTGTTGATACTGATGAGATCTGTGCAGCCATCAAGGACGTCTTTGAAGACAGTAGGACTATTGTAGAGCCTTCTGGAGCTATGTCGGTTGCTGGTATGAAAAGATATATCGCTAATCATCCAGAAGTGAACCACAGCTCTGCTACTTACGTTCCTATTTTATCCGGTGCCAATATTAATTTTGACCGTCTGAGATTTGTTGCTGAACGTGCCGTGTTAGgtgaaggaaaagaagtGTTCATGTCAATTCAAATTCCAGATGTTCCAGGCACTTTCCGTAAATTGCAATCGATCATTCATCCAAGGCAAGTTACCGAGTTTGCTTACCGATTTAATAATGCTCACGACGGCCTTGCTAACATTTATACCTCCTTCAGTGTGATTGATCGTTCCAAGGAGGTAGCCCAACTAATGAGTGAATTTAAAGCTGCTGGATTTGAGGCTTTGGACATCAGTAAGAACGAAATTGCCAAGCTACACGGAAGATACCTGGTAGGAGGAGTTGCTGATCTACCAGATGAGAGGTTATTCTCATTCGAGTTCCCAGAACGTCCTGGAGCTTTGACGAAATTCTTGGACGGAATTGCTTCAAATTGGAACCTGACTTTGTTCCACTACCGTAACCATGGCCACGACGTTGGCAAGGTATTAGCTGGTATATCGGTACCTTCAacagatgaagaagcaTTCCAAcagtttctttccaaccTACACTATGActacaaagaagaaactgataATGTCGTTTACCGCAAGTTCTTGAGACGATGA
- a CDS encoding Epsin-like protein involved in endocytosis and actin patch assembly, whose protein sequence is MSKSFVRTIKNVANGYTSAQVMVRNATSNEPHGPTIAQMADVANHTYESAEFLPIMDIIDKRMNDKGKNWRHVAKSLTLLDYLVRYGSNNVVIWSKDNLYVIKTLREFQHVDDSGTDQGVLIRVKAKELTALLQDEERLRQEREIAREKRGRRSGRRRGDDDDFDQSSRAESRNPDSPYDEELQRALDASKETAEEEERRRRLQSNSDESLQKALQLSKEEEEMRQKNNNLIDLGQPAPVSGPVIIGYDVFGNPIYQSQTMATGVDVLQQQQQQQQQLAYQQALLEQQQQAAQQQAYLEQQAYQQALAEQQAAQQAYLFQQQQQQLQQQQQQQQQLPLQTGSNNPFSFGGPSQEDYSNNVAAQQTFQPQQQQFEQQPQQPQQPQRVQTQRTGSQAHNDKYSELNNLLAQGTGIDTFGNTGDTRVPAQHTKTGTFINSQGTGYKQENFSSANPFVGTQYTGISSTNIIPAYTGYGFGNQNQSQSQSQSQSGSRNSRANSTSLIDI, encoded by the coding sequence ATGTCCAAATCATTTGTTCGTACTATCAAGAATGTGGCCAATGGTTACACCTCGGCGCAGGTTATGGTTCGTAATGCAACCTCAAACGAACCTCATGGCCCAACGATTGCTCAGATGGCAGACGTAGCTAACCACACCTATGAAAGTGCCGAGTTTCTTCCCATAATGGATATTATAGACAAAAGAATGAACGACAAGGGAAAGAATTGGCGTCATGTTGCCAAATCATTGACTTTGTTAGACTACTTAGTTAGATACGGGTCCAACAACGTGGTGATATGGAGTAAAGACAATTTGTATGTGATCAAAACATTAAGAGAGTTTCAGCATGTCGACGACAGTGGCACAGATCAGGGTGTTTTAATTAGAGTTAAGGCTAAAGAGTTGACTGCGTTGTTGCAAGATGAGGAGAGACTTCGTcaggaaagagaaattgcTCGTGAAAAACGTGGCAGAAGAAGTGGACGTCGTCGTGgcgatgatgatgattttgatcaatCTTCTCGAGCTGAATCTCGTAATCCTGACTCACCGTATGATGAAGAACTACAACGTGCTCTAGATGCTAGTAAGGAGACCgcagaagaagaagaaagacGTAGACGTCTACAGTCAAACTCTGATGaaagtcttcaaaaagCTCTTCAATTAAGtaaagaagaggaagaaatgCGTCAGAAGAACAATAATTTGATTGATTTGGGACAACCTGCCCCAGTATCTGGCCCAGTAATTATTGGCTATGATGTATTTGGGAACCCTATTTACCAAAGTCAAACTATGGCTACAGGTGTTGATGTTTtgcaacagcagcaacagcaacagcagcagctAGCATACCAACAAGCCCTATTGgagcagcaacaacaggCTGCTCAGCAACAGGCTTATTTGGAACAACAAGCTTATCAGCAGGCGTTAGCAGAGCAGCAAGCTGCTCAACAAGCCTACTTGTTccagcaacagcaacaacaattgcaacaacaacagcagcaacaacagcagtTACCTTTACAGACAGGATCCAACAATCCATTTTCCTTTGGTGGGCCTTCCCAGGAAGATTATTCTAACAATGTTGCTGCTCAGCAAACTTTCCAACCGCAGCAGCAACAGTTTGAGCAACAGCCCCAGCAGCCGCAACAGCCCCAGCGTGTTCAGACCCAAAGAACTGGATCTCAAGCTCATAACGATAAATACTCTGAACTCAATAATTTGCTAGCTCAAGGAACTGGCATAGACACTTTTGGAAACACGGGAGATACCCGCGTGCCTGCTCAGCACACCAAAACTGGTACATTTATTAATTCTCAGGGAACGGGGTATAAacaagaaaacttttcatcagCAAATCCTTTTGTGGGAACTCAGTATACTGGAATCAGCTCTACGAACATTATCCCTGCTTACACTGGATATGGATTTGGAAACCAGAACCAGAGTCAATCCCAGAGTCAAAGTCAAAGCGGAAGCCGTAATAGCCGTGCGAACAGTACCAGTCTAATCGATATATAA
- a CDS encoding Component of the core form of RNA polymerase transcription factor TFIIH: MNDSDDDYLEVDEGIEENDLSFDKKGVARRTRKENQKQKTTANIALKGSNGGYSWEDEYHRSWDIVQEDEAGSLEGIVTGIMEAHKKRFLKNVTPFQRGIIRSMVLVIDFSKVMSEKDLRPNRAALTISNAIEFVNNFFDQNPISQLGIVLMRNGIATLVSEVSGNPNNHVEALRSIRRLEPTGDPSLQNAFEMARGLLLHTPSHSTREILMIFGALFTSDPGDIHTTIDSLVKEKIRVKIIGLTAQVAICKEICRRTNYGDDTLYAVILNEGHFKDLLLDAVTPLAISKSAQVEMRGFTLIKAGFPTRISEAIPSFCACHSKLIHGGYICPGCKSKVCMLPTVCPCCNLMLILSTHLARSYHHLFPLKLFQEVPLAESYISTNCFSCLTEFPQGMSESERSNSDNRAKKEFHTSSRYQCPDCNKHFCVDCDVFVHDVLHNCPGCGC, translated from the coding sequence ATGAACGATTCGGACGATGATTACTTGGAGGTGGATGAGGGCATAGAGGAGAACGATCTTTCCTTTGATAAAAAAGGTGTGGCCCGCCGAACCCGTAAggaaaatcaaaaacagaaaaCCACCGCTAATATTGCACTCAAAGGTTCCAATGGGGGATACTCATGGGAGGATGAGTATCATAGATCCTGGGACATTGTGCAAGAGGATGAAGCAGGGTCACTGGAAGGAATCGTAACTGGCATTATGGAGGCTCACAAGAAGCGATTTCTGAAGAATGTAACACCTTTTCAAAGAGGTATCATACGATCAATGGTGTTGGTAATTGACTTCAGTAAAGTCATGAGTGAAAAGGATCTACGACCTAATAGAGCGGCTCTCACGATTAGCAACGCAATAGAATTTGTCAACAACTTTTTCGACCAAAATCCAATATCACAGTTAGGAATAGTGCTCATGAGAAATGGAATAGCAACTTTAGTCAGCGAAGTCAGTGGTAACCCAAACAATCATGTCGAAGCTTTAAGAAGTATAAGAAGATTGGAACCAACAGGAGATCCTTCATTGCAGAATGCTTTTGAGATGGCCCGAGGTCTTCTACTACATACCCCGTCCCACTCAACTCGAGAAATTTTGATGATCTTTGGTGCTCTGTTCACATCTGACCCAGGAGATATACATACAACGATAGACTCTCTCGTAAAAGAGAAAATAAGAGTGAAAATTATAGGGCTTACGGCCCAGGTGGCAATTTGTAAAGAGATCTGTCGAAGAACTAATTATGGAGATGATACTCTTTACGCAGTGATTCTGAATGAGGGCCACTTCAAAGACCTCTTATTAGATGCAGTGACTCCATTAGCCATCTCTAAAAGTGCCCAGGTAGAAATGCGTGGCTTCACTTTGATCAAGGCAGGCTTTCCAACTCGAATTTCGGAAGCAATACCCTCATTCTGTGCTTGCCATTCAAAATTGATACATGGAGGATATATTTGTCCTGGCTGCAAATCCAAAGTCTGCATGTTGCCAACAGTATGCCCCTGTTGCAACCTGATGTTAATTCTCTCTACCCACTTGGCAAGATCATACCATCACCTTTTTCCTCTTAAGttatttcaagaagttcCTCTAGCTGAAAGCTACATCTCTACAAACTGCTTCAGTTGTCTTACCGAATTTCCGCAAGGAATGAGTGAATCAGAGCGATCCAACTCAGACAACAGAGCCAAAAAAGAGTTCCATACTAGTTCAAGATACCAGTGTCCTGACTGTAATAAGCATTTCTGTGTTGATTGCGATGTTTTTGTACATGATGTACTACACAACTGTCCCGGATGTGGCTGCTGA